The following proteins come from a genomic window of Thermodesulfobacteriota bacterium:
- a CDS encoding UvrD-helicase domain-containing protein: protein MLENREKAASELRRNLAVDASAGTGKTTTLVARVTNLFLERPELLPDEALLLTFTDKAAAEMKARLTEGWERLYAAAQESEDPAGIEERIRSWNRSVRIPPAVYGEPGSFRRRMEEMADAAGRLSVTTFHSFCARILRSFPAEAGVDPRFTVLPDGESADAWNASFRLFLRGEFGTDAVSPEWERILRKEPDPEKVWGVIRRLCLAQRDLLRGEPPDFGTPADFSGFLRREYLPHVAYFRAFTAGILAPDDDPAAAAFRAALPMLESLWVAGHPDDLDAASSLAAVADEAFGMDLRKSTSKKKFPRPEGPKLAEVRDALRKLFSQVVEVPAGDAAARFLFSRAGAALEAYERTKGSGLDFMDLLLRAEALLAAAPEVARKLSARFRYIFVDEFQDTDPLQARMLRMLSSGGPPGRIFVVGDPKQSIYGFRRADIQVYEKFREEMRKDGGEDVPLSRNFRSRPDLLATLNGLFARVLPGGEDFSPAYAPVIPHRSDPGGGHPVTLYELGADAEESEFLAALVGRIVGAVKVGGPDGTERPARLRDIAVLYRSDASGEVLSGCRKALSAAAIPYIVPSRKGFFFRQEIQDLRIVLSAVDVPADRSALHAALKTVFFGLSDAEILPLYGDDPAAVPPRTRDAVALLSRLSARKERASLAELISELYLQAGVDFVAARLPEG, encoded by the coding sequence ATGCTCGAGAACCGGGAAAAGGCGGCCTCCGAGCTTCGCCGGAACCTTGCGGTCGACGCCTCCGCGGGGACCGGCAAGACGACGACGCTCGTGGCGCGGGTCACGAACCTGTTCCTGGAGCGGCCGGAGCTGCTGCCGGACGAGGCGCTCCTGCTGACTTTCACCGACAAGGCGGCGGCGGAGATGAAGGCGCGGCTGACGGAGGGCTGGGAGCGCCTGTACGCCGCAGCCCAGGAGAGCGAGGATCCGGCGGGCATCGAGGAGCGGATCCGGAGCTGGAACCGCTCGGTGCGGATCCCTCCCGCGGTTTACGGTGAGCCGGGCTCGTTCCGCCGCCGGATGGAGGAGATGGCCGACGCGGCCGGGCGGCTGTCGGTCACCACCTTTCACTCCTTCTGCGCCCGTATCCTGCGCTCTTTCCCGGCCGAGGCGGGCGTGGACCCGCGCTTCACCGTACTGCCCGACGGGGAATCGGCCGACGCCTGGAACGCGTCGTTCCGCCTGTTCCTCCGCGGCGAGTTCGGGACGGACGCCGTGTCGCCGGAATGGGAACGGATCCTCCGGAAGGAGCCGGACCCCGAAAAGGTGTGGGGGGTGATCCGGCGGCTGTGCCTGGCGCAGCGCGACCTGCTGCGCGGGGAGCCCCCGGATTTCGGGACGCCGGCCGATTTCTCGGGATTCCTCCGGCGGGAGTACCTTCCGCACGTGGCGTATTTCCGCGCGTTCACGGCGGGGATTCTGGCGCCGGACGACGACCCCGCGGCGGCGGCGTTCCGCGCCGCACTGCCGATGCTGGAGTCGTTGTGGGTTGCGGGCCACCCGGACGACCTCGACGCCGCATCGTCGCTTGCCGCCGTCGCGGACGAAGCGTTCGGCATGGACCTGCGGAAGAGCACGAGCAAGAAAAAGTTCCCCCGCCCGGAAGGACCGAAACTCGCCGAGGTCCGCGACGCGCTCCGGAAGCTCTTCTCCCAGGTCGTCGAGGTTCCTGCGGGCGACGCCGCCGCCCGGTTCCTCTTCTCGCGGGCGGGGGCCGCTCTCGAGGCGTACGAGCGGACGAAGGGAAGCGGCCTCGACTTCATGGACCTGCTGCTGCGCGCCGAGGCGCTCCTGGCGGCCGCGCCGGAGGTCGCGCGGAAGCTTTCGGCGCGGTTCCGATACATCTTCGTGGACGAGTTCCAGGACACCGATCCGCTGCAGGCGCGGATGCTGAGGATGCTGTCCTCCGGCGGCCCGCCGGGGCGGATCTTCGTCGTCGGCGACCCGAAGCAGTCCATCTACGGCTTCCGCCGCGCGGACATCCAGGTGTACGAGAAGTTCCGGGAGGAGATGAGGAAGGACGGGGGAGAGGACGTGCCGCTGTCCCGCAATTTCCGGAGCCGTCCCGACCTGCTCGCGACGCTGAACGGGCTGTTCGCGCGAGTGCTCCCGGGAGGGGAGGATTTCTCTCCGGCGTACGCCCCGGTGATCCCTCACCGGTCCGACCCCGGCGGGGGGCACCCGGTCACCCTTTACGAGCTCGGCGCGGACGCGGAAGAGTCGGAGTTCCTCGCGGCGCTGGTCGGGAGGATCGTCGGCGCGGTGAAGGTCGGCGGGCCGGACGGGACGGAGCGGCCCGCGCGGCTGCGGGACATCGCGGTTCTCTACCGGTCGGACGCTTCGGGGGAGGTGCTCTCCGGCTGCCGGAAGGCGCTTTCCGCCGCCGCGATTCCGTACATCGTCCCTTCCCGGAAGGGGTTCTTCTTCCGGCAGGAGATCCAGGACCTGCGGATCGTCCTCTCCGCCGTGGACGTCCCCGCGGATCGCTCCGCCCTCCACGCCGCGCTGAAGACCGTCTTCTTCGGGCTGTCCGACGCGGAGATCCTGCCGCTGTACGGGGACGATCCCGCCGCCGTGCCGCCCCGGACCCGGGACGCGGTCGCGCTGCTGTCCCGCCTTTCCGCGCGGAAGGAGCGGGCGTCGCTTGCGGAGCTGATCTCCGAGCTTTACCTCCAGGCGGGGGTGGATTTCGTGGCGGCGCGGCTGCCGGAAGGGG